The nucleotide window TAAGTATATATAGCGAGACGTCCAAGGCTTCTCCCAATCCGTTCCCAATTGGATTCTCCTAGTTCATGTTGATTCAGGCTTTCCTTCTAATTTTTTAATTGGTTGACACATCCCTTGACCAATAAAATAATTCCACATCACCAAGAACGCATCACATTCTCTAATCCTCTTTGCCTTTGTTTAAGTGTTGATATCAAGAACAATGTAAAAGCTTCATGAAAATCATGGCAAAATCCAATCCAAAACCAACTAGAAATCCAAACTCCACATTGCTTTGAAATCTGAATTCCTTGTGTATTCCTCTAAGTGTGCACGGCAGATGATCATTCATGccacttctagatgcttcttgAGTCTTCCAAGACGTCTTCTAGCTTCCACAGGACTCCTAGTgcaagtagaactccatatgcaatcaggtttcctagttgaatacaaacttctttcccgagatgcttctacactcttccggaaccttcttgagtaatccttatccaatagggactccttgtcactcTAGgtttccttatctgagtagaattgagTTTCCTTATTCAAGTAGAACTCTTAGTCCAAGTCAGCTTCAGACTCCTACAACAACTGGGATttcttttcctagtcaaactgggagaacttccatttcttcatttttctccattttcacGTCATTTGTGtcttccttagtcatttttgaactttgagactccattttacctataaaatactaactaagttaaattgatcatgttaaaggaaataacttagcaaaatataaggtttaaacattataaacatcgcattttatgctcctatcaatattaTGGATGATATATTACTATATTTATTATACACTACTTATGATTTTGAGTGCAccatttttgtttctgttgtgaTTGCTTTGGCTTATACTAATACATGTGCATCATGCAAAATTTGATACGTTTTTGAAAGAGATTGCCGCTAGGTACTCTCTTGGCATATCAAGACCAGTAGGCTGTCTAAAGAGAAATCTATTTTGTAAGTATAAGTTATGCACTATTCGATCTTTGCAGGTTATGCATTGTCTGTTATATGGCCCACATATTGGTCGTCATCGACGGGTCATATCTATCTCCCACCTCTGATAAGTTTGGGTCTTACTAGTATGTTATGTCCAGAGGGACCTAGAAAGTTtagtttgatttgttttgagtGCACTCCATGTATTATGCATTATACTATATTGTATATAAATATGAAATGCTTCTCTATTTGTTGCATGTGGTGTGTTATAGTTACTTACTGAGTTTGTATCTCATTAGTAATTTGTTGTGGTTCTAGGTACTGAAGATGAGTTGAATGCTTAGAAGACTTGGTAGGAGCTAGTGGTTGTGTCGGCATCCCTTAGAATAAAAGTTCAAGTTTCTTGTTTGAGATTGTTCTAAATTTTATAATGGAGCTTctgctacttttttttttcaagttgtttttttgtcttcaaatgAACTAAAGtttattttgaagtttttctttatttcaattCGACTTAATAAAAGTACACTTTTCACCCCCAAATTTTGGGGCGTGACAGGGAGTCTCTCTTTTTTGCAGGTAATCAAGCAAAGTATCCCAAATTTAATCCCGTAAAAATGAAGATAGCATATTTCAATGGGCGATGACTCCCTTCTCCCTCTTTTTTCTCCacctcccctctctctctctctctctctctctgtctctgtctctctctctctctcacgtcGGGAACAactccaaaacccaaaaccgaaGCAATGGAAGAGAGACAAAACAAGAATGAGGGGTAGAATAGTAGTAAACACAACATTATGGGCAAAATAGTAAATCAATATGGGTATTACCATTCATTGAGCTAGAGCTTCAATATATGTGAGgaacaaaccaaaacccaaaaccgaaACAGTGGGAGAGAGATAAAACAGGCATGAGGGGCAGAATAGTAATAAACACAACATTAAGGAAAAAATAGTAAATCAATATGGGTATTATTATTCATTGAGAGTTAGAGCTTTAGTACATATACTTGTTCTccagaaaataaaaacttaaaagtGGAGTCATCAAAATGGCAAAGACTGCTCAAAGACACAATCCCTCTTAATACCATATGGAACTGGTCGGGAAAGGAAATAATCATTACATTTTCATAGATTACACATtataattattgaaaaattaagagaaaatataTCCACTCTCCCCAAAAAAATTTTGGGCTAGCTCCACCATTGAATGTAGATGCAGTTTAGGAAGTTGGGCTTTATGTCCTTACAGACAATACATTGATATTGCACTGTCAAGGAAATTTGTGCTGTTTCGAATTCAAGGTCCTAGCCTTGGCATGCCATCAACAGTCATCCCTCCATCAATGCAAATAGTCTGCCCAGTTATGTATGAGGCAGCAGGCAAGCATAGAAATGCCACCAAGGAAGAAACCTCTTCCGGCTCGCCAGGGCGTCCTAAAGGTGTTCCAGAGTTAATAGCCTCAAGCATCGTTTGGTTATTGAGAACCTGCGTATGTTAAAAAAGCGAAAAGCAAGAAgataaataaagtaaataaatgaCAAGCAGAGGATCCAGATATATAACTGGAACATAATCTGCAAAACTAAGAAGTGCGTGAAAGAAATCAAGCATTGATATTACATCTTCAGATAAGGGAGTTCGTATGCACCCAGGTGCAATACTGTTGATCCTAATCTTGTCTTTTGCCCACTCGCAAGCCAAGTATCTTGCCAATTGGTTAATTGCTCCTGAAATATATAATGAAAAGAGCCAATAACCTTCAATTTCTGATAACAAAAAATTTAATATTGAAGAGTCAAAAAATTTAATATTGAAGAGACCTTTAGTGGCAGCATAGACACTTCCACTACCCCCAATTGATATCACACCAGCAATAGAAGATATCAGAACAATATTACCAGCTCCTGAAGCTTTGAGGAGAGGATGTGCAAGTTGGCACATATTGTAATAAGATTCAAGATTGGTTCCCATGAGAAATGAATAATCTTCAGCTGTGTAATCAGTTGTGGGCTTTACTATATTGGTTCCCACGTTGTTTATCTGTGCAGCCAAACATTGGGAAGTGGATAAATTAATTACATGTAAGGACGCCTATGAGATAAAACCTGATGCTTCTGTTAGACTCAACTTAATTGCGTTAGAATTAACCACACGGTTAGATAATTATAATATCGGTTGGTAATTGATATAAATGCAAATGATATAATGAAATACTTACAAGGATGTTTAGTTTTCCATTAAACAGTGATGAGACCTTGTTTATGAGCTCTTCTCGTTGGGGCTTTGAGATCAAATCACATACAGAACCAGTGACTTGATGAAAACCCTTGGCCTTCCATTGACTCAAGCTCTCATTGAGTTGGACTTCATTCCGAGCACAAGTATGGACCTTTGCACCTAGCCTCGCCAATTCCTCCACAATAGCATATCTAACAATGAGATGAGGTAGTAAAACTATATTCTATTAAAATTTGGTGTAAACTAAAACAGAACTATATTTCAGATAATTGAAAGACGGTGTTGTTTGATGCACAATGAAATTTTTAACTCATTCCAAATGACCATTTGAATATCGATGACTTTGGTTAATTTCTAACCCGATGCCTTTGGTTCCACCCGTGACAAGAGCGGTCATTCCCTCGAGAGACCATCTTCTATCTGAGCTGTCATTGCTAATAGGATTATTTGCTTGAGCCATTTGCCTAGCCCTCTCTGTTTCTATCTTTTCTATCTTGATGGCCAAAATTTGAAGATACATGCAAATACGGAAAGGATATATATAGACTTTCTCATCAACTTTAGGAAGTCAAGTCCTTGTTTTGCATGTCAAATTTGGTGTTCTCAATGATGGAGTAATAAATTGGTATTTGGAAAcctgttttgagttttgacaatGTGACCAGTATGACTTTAACCACTAATACTTTTGGTAATATACAGAAAAACTTGCCAAAAGCAGAAAGGGGTTTCTCTGACCCGCAAAGAAGATAAGCGAATTTGCTCACCATCTTgtagtggtgataccaccactccaTGAAAACATGACACGTGTTATTGACAGTGTAATTATGGTTAGACATagttaattaaattaatttaataataaataatagagaaaaagaattttaaactctctctctctctcatattcaatcaataatcTTCCTTGACCGAAACagaacctcttcttcttcttctgctacaCCTCATACCAGACACAAAAATCCCTAGTTCTTTCCCCAGAAGCCTAAATGATCCTCCTGCAATACTGGGTTCAAGCATCTCTTTCATCTCTGTTGCCTGCTTCTTTGTTTTCATGTCCCATCGTCACTTTTCtgcactttatttttttttgagctTGGGTAATTGTCTGCATCTCGAAGTTCATGTCGAAGTTAATTTCAATCAAATTGGCAAATCCAAATCCTCATGATGACCACAGAATccaaatggaaaaagaaaatcaatgaTTCAAACCAAGAGAAGTTTGATGATCATAGCACCAAAATTTGTAATTTCACTTTTCTGTTCCTTCTTTTCTCTAGATTTGGAgggcttttttcttttttcttgtttttgataACAAACAGATCAGAACTTTGGTGTCCCAATATGATCTTAGCTCTAAAATGGAGCTAGAGAAGTATTTCAATGTGTCGTATCGAAACCACAAAGCTCCGCATCGCAACTGGATGTGGTAAGCCAATCGGTCCAAGATCTATAACATCAAGATATAAAACGTATAAGAAAAAAATCAATGCTGCAACTTTCAGAGAGAATAGGATCTCAGCCAGCCGCGAAAGCTCAAAATTATGAGGCTCGTTCATCCTCATACTCGATTTTCGGCTGAGCTTTGTGCCAGGCGGTGCCTCTGTAGAGTGTAGACGTTTAAAGATAAAGTGCCAGTGAGGTAGATGGTGGTAACCCCCGGCCTTGAATGCCTTGCATGCCCAATCCCCTGCCTTAGCCAGTATCCCCatcctctttctcttcctctgaGACTCAGTTTTTGGTAAGCCAAATCTGTGAGGTCTGTGATCTCCTCCATTTTGGAGTGTTTAGGTGAAGGAAGATGATGGACTAGGAGGTGAGAGAGAGGAAGATTTAATTATATCTTTCTTTATTATAAAATTTATTTAGTTAAGTGgtttttataatttatatatttaaCTATAGTTAAATCATGGTTAAATCGGTAACAAGTGTGAtagaagcattttaatgcgacgttttaactgttatttccctacatttcttgatccatttccttgaaaaatcctggtttaggaaagtttccattcttcgattggaaAAGTtacttattgtagaaagtttccgtttttgtagtttctatttctcattttaGCAAGTTTCTAttcttagtttaggaaagtttctatttttcacttttagtaagtttctatttttcatttttagaaagtttcaattttttatttcaggaaagtttctattttttataatagtttctattttcaggacctcggagctcaaaagtggaaatgaacacacgaatggaaagaggagcttgcgaacgttaagGCAAACAAAGATGAGACACAAAGgaccacacaattgagcagaaatgaagaaataagctttcctgttctaaccaggaaaccctgtgaaatggaggaaggcttaccaagcaagtttacaacgcaaccatgaaaaagaaatggaaaaatgaagtgtcatgacgTTGGAGGAAGAAaaagcttgaagttgaagcaacaaggcccaagaaccctATGGATTGACTTGGATTtttggcaaaatggatcaaggcccataaaagcccatggaattagggtttgtgacgcaaaacctaaaccctagagatgtttgccgtgaaaaccaaagggaagagaggaagttggcgtgaaaatcatgaagaaaataaaagattacgccaagagattttctagggtggagattaaggaaagaaatcaagaaaaggttcaaaacaagtctagattcgtcccctattttctctaaatatattgttgccgaaattggtgaagaaaatcagaaaatatctctatatatttcggcaataaTATATACTTAAGGGATTtagacttattttggagagttttgattagttggatgacacactagggcttacttggcaatttatcattggtggaagctatgtggagttattaaattaattccttgggaaaataaaaagaatatcaccgcttggagaccaagtttggccgttccctatatatactctacATCCCTAGACGTCAAGAGCCCCGGATATAATTCAGAAATCAGTTTATAcgtgaaagctctctccattctctagttcatcttctgcattttcaagcaaggaaggaagaagcaagaccaAGCCGTGAGCACTctcccattccaccttgaagccgtgaagtgtgaagcttgctttcaagtttcattagttcatcattcgagttcttcatcaccatctccattcacggtgtaattcaaccttctttcttgtaatcacttttgattttccttgtttgatttcgttagaagttgttctagttaacattgatgtttgaacaaagtttaattctgaaattttatgattgattaaggattttcgattcttatgttgtgattccaaagttgcttttgtgtgattgttcgattgaatttgcttaattgatatctcttgtatgttaatcttaattggttcgaaacttttagggtttatgtatgagtggtgctagatttaagaaccctaaaagtagtaaaggttttagacaaaaatagaattcaattgaaaaggattgcaattagatgaacttattcatactaagttgtgcacttgagttgatagtctttctatgtgtttcatgcgttaaacgtgttatgattgtctagctttctagagtttgaatgcatgtttaataggattagtctttgtgctttcacttagattaattagcgttgaaagtaaaatatgggaaatcgtttgcttcaaatgtttcacatgatcaactcctttcacatgacttggaagaacaattgtaaggttaattcgaattcaattataaacttagttttgatctttgtttcttatgtttcattcttgtatttgtgtttttgtttatacttagttttatctctttcttttaattttcaaaaaccaaaaacctaaaacccccctttgaattcgtaaataatatatatatatgtgtgaatattatactttgtttttattttaattgtttaattgtcttacaatgacaggtgtaccctcaatccccggaatagaacgatccctacttgcttatactactaatgatatttatagggttaaattatatgcttgcttagagcgtatcaatttttggcgccgttgccggggattgaactgtctaggaaggggacaacgttcatgacgggttttggatccagaagtgcttacaaatgggcctaaaccacattgtgggagtagctcatgccaaaatggattctgcctcttgtgttcgccctcccctacctggccatttcagtaaggttgcctaaaggatgtaggagggactttgtgtctagacaactatacttgggccgcacgtccgaTAAGCTGCCTCTTATTTACTTTACTATACAATTTACTAACTTCTTTAACTCTTAATGATATTCAGGATTTCATGAATGACCGAGTCTTCTAAACTCCCTACTAAACGAGAAATTGAAGAGAGActtgctcgtttgaagaatcctccaCAACTCGAGTACAGAAAACCCTCTTCTTCGACATTTAAGGACTAcatatttaacgagcaagggaagaggctTTTTCCTTCTGAGGAGTCCGTATCACCTAGTGTTTCGTCTAACTCACCTTCACCTCTTTGCTCACCACCCCCTGAGAAAGAAGAGAATGAAAAAATGGCTtctattagagaactctcttcatctgtggttcaaggaGGACTTCCCAtaagtattgtgtaccctgccCCTGCTGTAGGGAAGACTGCAGACTTTGAGTTGAAGAGTGGATTACTTCATAGGCTCCCTATGTT belongs to Rosa chinensis cultivar Old Blush chromosome 4, RchiOBHm-V2, whole genome shotgun sequence and includes:
- the LOC112196960 gene encoding tropinone reductase homolog At2g29290: MAQANNPISNDSSDRRWSLEGMTALVTGGTKGIGYAIVEELARLGAKVHTCARNEVQLNESLSQWKAKGFHQVTGSVCDLISKPQREELINKVSSLFNGKLNILINNVGTNIVKPTTDYTAEDYSFLMGTNLESYYNMCQLAHPLLKASGAGNIVLISSIAGVISIGGSGSVYAATKGAINQLARYLACEWAKDKIRINSIAPGCIRTPLSEDVLNNQTMLEAINSGTPLGRPGEPEEVSSLVAFLCLPAASYITGQTICIDGGMTVDGMPRLGP